The nucleotide window AGAGGACAACGCGTTATTTAGACATGAGGATTTGTTAAAGGAATTAGGAAGGCAAGAAATTCATGATAGTTATGTGGAACTAGATGGAGATATAGGAATAATAGGTAATGGAGCTGGATTAACCATGGCTTCAATGGATTTAGTTAAATTAAATGGTGGGAATCCAGCTAATTTCTTGGATGTCGGTGGAGGAGCAAGTAGGGAACACGTTAAGGAAAGCGTACTCAAAGTAGGTAGTAATCCTAAAGTTAAGAAAGTTGTTATAAATATTTACGGCGGGATTACCAGATGTGATGAGGTAGCGTTAGGTATAGTTGATGCATTAAAGGAGATAAAGAAGCCAATATTTGTTAGATTGCTAGGTACAAATGAGGAGTTAGGGAAGAAAATATTAAGAGAGAACGGAGTAAACGTATATGATGATGTATTAAAAATGATAGGTGATGCAGTACGCTCATAAATAAGAACACTAGGGTAATAGTTCAAGGAATCACGGGAAGAGAAGGAAGCTTTCATACACAGCAAATGCTGAAATATGGTACAAAAATAGTTGCTGGCGTCACTCCGGGTAAAGGTGGAACTCAAGTTAACAGCGTACCCGTATATGATACGGTAAAAGATGCAATGAAAGAGCACGAGGCTGATGCCTCTATAATTTTCGTTCCAGCTAAATACGCAGTAGATGCCATATACGAAGCAGTTGATGCAGGGATAAAATTGATTGTAACAATAACAGAGCATATACCCGTTTTAGATATGGCTAAAGCTATAAAATATGCCAGAGCTAGGGGATCTAGAATAATAGGACCAAATTGTCCCGGGATAATAGCCCCAGAGGAAAGTCTAGTTGGAATACTCCCAGCTAGAGCATTTAAGAAGGGTAAAATAGGAATAGTATCTAGATCTGGTACACTAACATATGAAGTTTCAGAGCTACTTAAGAATCACGGTATGGGCCAATCTACTGTAATAGGAATAGGCGGAGATCCAATAATAGGAACAAGTATTTTAGAAGTGACAAAGATGTTTGATCAGGATCCAGAAACGGAAAAAATAGTCGTAATTGGAGAGATAGGAGGTACAATGGAGGAGAGGTTAGCAGAGGCATATAAGAGGAGAGAAATTAAAAAGCCAGTTATAGCTTACATAGCTGGAATGACTGCACCAAGAGAAAAAAGAATGGGGCATGCTGGAGCTGTAGTGTATATGGGCATGGGAACCTTTGAGAGTAAGATTAAGGCATTTAAAGAGGCTGGAATCCCTGTTGCTAATACTCCTTATGATATTCCGAAGCTACTTCTTTCTTAATCTATACGTGACTAAAGCCACAACTGCAACTAATATGATTGCAAATACGATATAAATGATGGAAGGTCCATTGCCAATCCCATTATTTTTTATATTAAAACTTCCATCAACGTAATTTGAGTAGTGATTACCAAATATAATTATTAGATTTCCCGAATACGGTATAGATATCATGTAGTAGTTTGTTCCTGGAATATAGCTTCCGATTATCGGTACAGATGTGTTGTAATAATACGCATTTCCCGTCGATGTTAATACAATGACATATGGGCTTTCATTATATATGAACTTGGATACTCCAAGTAAGTCGTTGAATGTAGTTATGGGAACTAGCAGACTTATGAACTTTGAACCGGTTATATTAAATGCCACGTGATTTGAGTAATTTAAGAGGTTAATCTCAGCACTTGAAGACGCTACAATAAAGAACAGATTTACGGTGTAGTTTTGGTATACGTAATTGAATGAAACGTTATATAAGTTGTATGGTCCAGTGTAAAAGTTTAAGTCACCTTCTGTCAACGTCGTGGTAGCGCTGTATGTTAGGTTTGAGGCCGGATTTATATTTATACTATAGTATGACTTTAGTGGTATCATGTATTGTAGGGAAATGTAAGTGTAGTTGTTGTAGTCTAGGAATTCCACAGCAGGAATTCCATTATAGTTAGTGAATTCTTTACCGGTTTCTAGAAATCCACTGGGAGTACCAGCGGCTGCAGTGTTAATCCACACACTTAGAGGATATGGATATGAACCACTTATGTTCTCTATGGTCAAATTGTTTGTATTTATTGCTGGAAATACTTTGTTTATTGATTTTCCATTTATTACAAAAGCGGT belongs to Saccharolobus solfataricus and includes:
- the sucD gene encoding succinate--CoA ligase subunit alpha — translated: MNKNTRVIVQGITGREGSFHTQQMLKYGTKIVAGVTPGKGGTQVNSVPVYDTVKDAMKEHEADASIIFVPAKYAVDAIYEAVDAGIKLIVTITEHIPVLDMAKAIKYARARGSRIIGPNCPGIIAPEESLVGILPARAFKKGKIGIVSRSGTLTYEVSELLKNHGMGQSTVIGIGGDPIIGTSILEVTKMFDQDPETEKIVVIGEIGGTMEERLAEAYKRREIKKPVIAYIAGMTAPREKRMGHAGAVVYMGMGTFESKIKAFKEAGIPVANTPYDIPKLLLS